A single genomic interval of Nocardioides palaemonis harbors:
- a CDS encoding NAD-glutamate dehydrogenase, translating into MATPEETKDHQLDAATGLRPEWGDLLRAYYRHVAPEEVAERSPEDLLGALVSHHELAQSRPQGTAAVRVVTPTSAESGWSAAGRSVVEVVTDDMPFLVDSVTMELTRLGHTVHTVIHPQLRAERDITGELRHVAAQADQPRAEAGEAAESGAESWMHVEIDRTDDAEAAEVTEGVQRVLRDVRESVEDWAKMHAQALAVVDELAADPPPLPAEELRQGRDFLTWLADDHFTFLGYREYVLEAEEDAPDECGLRAVPGSGLGILRSDQDLSSAFAKLPPLVKAKAREKTLLVLAKANSRATVHRPAYLDYVGVKTFGPDGEVVGERRFLGLFSSAAYTESVTRIPVLREKAAEVMRRAGFDARSHAGKALMDTLENYPRDELFHTSPAELAPVAQDVMFARERRQLRAFVRRDTYGRYVSVLVYLPRDRYSTAVRERFADILRADLGGDHVEFTARVNESTTARVHFVVHPPKGSHIPDVDVAELERRLTEASRSWRDDFVAAVVNDYGEERGSQLARAWSDAFPEAYKEDYSPQRGSADLGRIEAIEGDQGIDLALFEQDERGGAFRRGESRLKVFRVGEPLSLSTVLPMLTSMGVEVVDERPYHLEGLSRPSFIYEFGIRHGRVLPPHERTLFAEALRAVWDGFNEIDGFNNLVLAAGLTWRQATVLRAYAKYARQGGSPFALDYIEEALRSNVDITRLLVELFESRFDPGRGDRVLAADAEARTAKVEAIEEKLAKALDDVVSLDHDRILRSYRTLVRATLRTNFFQRTAEGELHPYISFKLEPSAIPDLPEPRPRYEIFVYSPRVEGSHLRFGAVARGGLRWSDRRDDFRTEVLGLVKAQMVKNTVIVPVGAKGAFFCKQLPDPSDRDAWLAEGIACYKTFISGLLDITDNLVDGETVPARDVVRHDGDDSYLVVAADKGTATFSDIANGVAKDYGFWLGDAFASGGSVGYDHKAMGITARGAWVSVQRHFREMGVDCQAEDFTAVGIGDMSGDVFGNGMLCSEHTRLVAAFDHRDIFIDPQPDAASSFAERRRLFDLPRSSWKDYDTSLISEGGGVWPRSAKSIPVSKQAREALGLGADVTALTPAELMKAILLAPVDLLWNGGIGTYVKSSEETNADAGDKANDAIRVNGEDLRARCIGEGGNLGFTQLGRVEYARLGARGDGGRMNTDFIDNSAGVDTSDHEVNIKILLDKVVRAGGMDEAARNTLLAEMTDEVGALVLRDNYEQNLALANAEAHAPSLLHVHEDWMRELERRGVLNRDLEGLPTTRQVRRRLDRKQALSAPELSVLLAWTKIVLADELIESDLPDDPYLREDLLAYFPKQMVPALEQAIEEHPLRREIIVTQVVNDLVNGAGMTFWPRLAGETGASAADLTRANFVAREIFGSLALREEIAALDNLVPAERQTRMRIEMRTLVERASRWLVTNRRSGLDSSETVEFFRGRVQAVMAELPSIMSGRESDDYLARAERLTQQGVPEDLASRVAVLAAAYATLGIVETADRLGLDPVEVARVHFALGERLGLPALVERIFALPRDDRWQTMARAAVRDDLYGVHQQLTAQVLGSTSSDDSAPARVAEWENSEEELVARAAKTLTEICREETAELARLSVGLRVVRGLLS; encoded by the coding sequence GTGGCGACGCCCGAGGAGACCAAGGACCACCAGCTCGACGCAGCGACGGGGCTCCGGCCCGAGTGGGGAGACCTGCTCCGGGCCTACTACCGGCACGTGGCTCCGGAGGAGGTGGCCGAGCGGTCACCGGAGGACCTGCTCGGTGCGCTGGTCTCCCACCACGAGCTCGCGCAGTCGCGGCCGCAGGGCACTGCCGCGGTGCGGGTGGTCACCCCCACGAGCGCCGAGTCCGGCTGGTCGGCGGCGGGGCGCTCGGTGGTCGAGGTGGTCACCGACGACATGCCGTTCCTCGTCGACTCGGTGACCATGGAGCTCACCCGACTCGGCCACACGGTCCACACCGTCATCCACCCCCAGCTCCGCGCCGAGCGCGACATCACCGGCGAGCTCCGGCACGTCGCGGCGCAGGCCGACCAGCCCCGCGCCGAGGCGGGGGAGGCGGCCGAGTCCGGCGCCGAGTCCTGGATGCACGTCGAGATCGACCGCACCGACGACGCCGAGGCGGCCGAGGTGACCGAGGGCGTGCAGCGGGTGCTGCGCGACGTGCGCGAGTCGGTCGAGGACTGGGCGAAGATGCACGCCCAGGCGCTGGCCGTGGTCGACGAGCTCGCCGCCGACCCGCCGCCGCTGCCGGCCGAGGAGCTGCGCCAGGGCCGCGACTTCCTCACCTGGCTGGCCGACGACCACTTCACCTTCCTCGGCTACCGCGAGTACGTCCTCGAGGCGGAGGAGGACGCCCCCGACGAGTGCGGCCTGCGCGCGGTCCCCGGCTCCGGCCTGGGCATCCTGCGCAGCGACCAGGACCTGTCGAGCGCGTTCGCCAAGCTGCCGCCGCTGGTGAAGGCCAAGGCCCGCGAGAAGACCCTGCTGGTGCTCGCCAAGGCCAACAGCCGCGCCACCGTCCACCGCCCGGCCTACCTCGACTACGTCGGCGTGAAGACCTTCGGGCCCGACGGCGAGGTGGTGGGCGAGCGCCGCTTCCTCGGCCTGTTCTCCAGCGCCGCCTACACCGAGTCGGTCACCCGCATCCCGGTGCTGCGCGAGAAGGCCGCCGAGGTGATGCGGAGGGCCGGCTTCGACGCCCGCAGCCACGCCGGCAAGGCCCTGATGGACACCCTCGAGAACTACCCGCGCGACGAGCTGTTCCACACCTCGCCCGCCGAGCTCGCGCCGGTCGCGCAGGACGTCATGTTCGCCCGCGAGCGCCGCCAGCTGCGGGCGTTCGTGCGCCGCGACACCTACGGACGCTACGTCTCGGTGCTGGTCTACCTCCCGCGCGACCGCTACAGCACGGCGGTCCGCGAGAGGTTCGCCGACATCCTGCGCGCCGACCTCGGCGGCGACCACGTGGAGTTCACCGCCCGCGTCAACGAGTCGACGACCGCGCGCGTGCACTTCGTCGTCCACCCGCCCAAGGGCAGCCACATCCCCGACGTCGACGTCGCCGAGCTCGAGCGCCGGCTGACCGAGGCCTCGCGGTCGTGGCGCGACGACTTCGTCGCCGCGGTGGTCAACGACTACGGCGAGGAGCGCGGCTCGCAGCTCGCCCGTGCCTGGTCCGACGCCTTCCCGGAGGCCTACAAGGAGGACTACAGCCCGCAGCGCGGCTCCGCCGACCTCGGCCGGATCGAGGCCATCGAGGGGGACCAGGGCATCGACCTCGCGCTGTTCGAGCAGGACGAGCGCGGCGGTGCCTTCCGGCGCGGCGAGTCCCGGCTCAAGGTCTTCCGCGTCGGTGAGCCGCTGTCGCTGAGCACCGTGCTGCCGATGCTGACCTCGATGGGCGTCGAGGTCGTCGACGAGCGGCCCTACCACCTCGAGGGGCTGTCGCGCCCGTCGTTCATCTACGAGTTCGGCATCCGCCACGGCCGCGTCCTGCCCCCGCACGAGCGGACGCTGTTCGCCGAGGCGCTCCGCGCGGTGTGGGACGGCTTCAACGAGATCGACGGCTTCAACAACCTGGTCCTCGCCGCCGGCCTGACCTGGCGCCAGGCGACCGTCCTCCGCGCCTACGCCAAGTACGCCCGCCAGGGCGGGTCGCCGTTCGCGCTCGACTACATCGAGGAGGCGCTGCGCAGCAACGTCGACATCACCCGCCTGCTCGTCGAGCTCTTCGAGTCCCGCTTCGACCCGGGCCGCGGCGACCGGGTCCTGGCCGCCGACGCCGAGGCCCGCACCGCGAAGGTCGAGGCGATCGAGGAGAAGCTGGCCAAGGCGCTCGACGACGTGGTCAGCCTCGACCACGACCGCATCCTGCGCTCCTACCGCACGCTGGTCCGGGCGACGCTGCGCACCAACTTCTTCCAGCGCACCGCCGAGGGTGAGCTCCACCCGTACATCTCGTTCAAGCTCGAGCCGTCGGCGATCCCCGACCTTCCCGAGCCGCGCCCGCGCTACGAGATCTTCGTCTACAGCCCTCGCGTCGAGGGCTCGCACCTGCGTTTCGGCGCCGTCGCGCGCGGCGGCCTGCGCTGGTCGGACCGACGCGACGACTTCCGGACCGAGGTGCTCGGCCTGGTCAAGGCGCAGATGGTGAAGAACACCGTGATCGTGCCGGTCGGCGCGAAGGGCGCGTTCTTCTGCAAGCAGCTGCCCGACCCGTCCGACCGTGACGCGTGGCTGGCCGAGGGGATCGCCTGCTACAAGACGTTCATCTCGGGCCTGCTCGACATCACCGACAACCTCGTCGACGGCGAGACGGTGCCGGCGCGCGACGTGGTGCGCCACGACGGCGACGACTCCTACCTCGTGGTCGCGGCAGACAAGGGCACCGCGACCTTCTCCGACATCGCCAACGGCGTCGCGAAGGACTACGGCTTCTGGCTGGGCGACGCGTTCGCCTCCGGCGGATCGGTCGGCTACGACCACAAGGCGATGGGCATCACCGCCAGGGGCGCGTGGGTCTCGGTGCAGCGCCACTTCCGCGAGATGGGCGTGGACTGCCAGGCCGAGGACTTCACCGCGGTCGGCATCGGCGACATGTCCGGCGACGTCTTCGGCAACGGCATGCTGTGCTCGGAGCACACCCGCCTGGTGGCGGCCTTCGACCACCGCGACATCTTCATCGACCCGCAGCCCGACGCGGCGTCGTCCTTCGCCGAGCGGCGGCGGCTCTTCGACCTGCCGCGCTCGAGCTGGAAGGACTACGACACCTCCCTCATCTCCGAGGGCGGCGGCGTGTGGCCCCGCTCGGCGAAGTCGATCCCGGTGTCGAAGCAGGCCCGCGAGGCGCTCGGGCTGGGCGCCGACGTCACCGCCCTCACCCCGGCGGAGCTGATGAAGGCGATCCTCCTCGCCCCCGTCGACCTGCTCTGGAACGGCGGCATCGGCACCTACGTCAAGTCGTCGGAGGAGACCAACGCCGACGCCGGCGACAAGGCCAACGACGCGATCCGGGTCAACGGCGAGGACCTCCGCGCCCGGTGCATCGGCGAGGGCGGCAACCTCGGCTTCACCCAGCTCGGCCGCGTGGAGTACGCCCGGCTCGGCGCCCGCGGTGACGGCGGCCGGATGAACACCGACTTCATCGACAACTCCGCCGGCGTGGACACCTCCGACCACGAGGTCAACATCAAGATCCTGCTCGACAAGGTCGTGCGGGCCGGCGGCATGGACGAGGCCGCCCGCAACACGCTGCTCGCGGAGATGACCGACGAGGTCGGCGCGCTGGTGCTGCGCGACAACTACGAGCAGAACCTCGCCCTCGCCAACGCCGAGGCGCACGCCCCCTCGCTGCTGCACGTCCACGAGGACTGGATGCGCGAGCTCGAGCGTCGTGGGGTGCTCAACCGCGACCTCGAGGGCCTGCCCACCACCCGCCAGGTGCGTCGCCGCCTCGACCGCAAGCAGGCGCTGTCCGCGCCCGAGCTCTCGGTGCTGCTGGCGTGGACCAAGATCGTGCTCGCCGACGAGCTCATCGAGTCGGACCTGCCGGACGACCCCTACCTCCGCGAGGACCTGCTCGCCTACTTCCCGAAGCAGATGGTGCCCGCGCTCGAGCAGGCGATCGAGGAGCACCCGCTGCGCCGCGAGATCATCGTGACGCAGGTCGTCAATGACCTGGTCAACGGCGCGGGCATGACGTTCTGGCCGCGGCTCGCAGGGGAGACGGGCGCGAGCGCGGCGGACCTCACCCGCGCCAACTTCGTCGCCCGGGAGATCTTCGGGTCGCTCGCGCTGCGCGAGGAGATCGCGGCCCTGGACAACCTGGTCCCGGCCGAGCGGCAGACCCGGATGCGGATCGAGATGCGTACGCTCGTCGAGCGCGCCTCGCGCTGGCTGGTGACCAACCGGCGCTCCGGCCTCGACTCCAGCGAGACCGTGGAGTTCTTCCGTGGCCGCGTGCAGGCCGTCATGGCCGAGCTGCCCAGCATCATGAGCGGCCGGGAGAGCGACGACTACCTCGCGCGTGCCGAGCGGCTGACCCAGCAGGGCGTCCCCGAGGACCTCGCGTCCCGCGTCGCGGTGCTGGCCGCTGCCTACGCCACGCTCGGGATCGTCGAGACCGCCGACCGGCTCGGCCTCGACCCGGTCGAGGTCGCGCGGGTCCACTTCGCGCTGGGCGAGCGGCTCGGCCTGCCGGCCCTCGTCGAGCGGATCTTCGCGCTGCCGCGCGACGACCGCTGGCAGACGATGGCGCGCGCCGCGGTGCGCGACGACCTTTACGGCGTGCACCAGCAGCTCACCGCCCAGGTCCTCGGGTCCACCAGCTCCGACGACAGCGCCCCCGCGCGCGTGGCGGAGTGGGAGAACTCCGAGGAGGAGCTGGTCGCGCGTGCGGCGAAGACGCTGACCGAGATCTGCCGCGAGGAGACCGCCGAGCTGGCCCGCCTCTCGGTGGGCCTCAGGGTGGTGCGCGGCCTGCTGTCCTGA
- a CDS encoding carboxyl transferase domain-containing protein yields MTRRWTAHELLDLVLDAGTYASWDQPIDLSGVEPGYRAVLEAAAAKAGTDESVLTGRGEVRGRPVAVVVNEFAFLAGSIGRVAADRIIAAVRRATAEGLPLLASTASGGTRMQEGTPAFVRMAEISRALMDHRAAGLPYLVHLRHPTTGGVYASWGSLGHVTVAEPGALVGFLGPKVFEALNGRPFRPGVQVAEHLAAQGVIDGVAAAEDLPALVDLALGVLVDPPGAGSLPQRPKRLLGDHPAWDSIERTRATGRLGLRDLLAHGATGTVRLRGTDEGERDSTVTVALTRIDDQPCVVVGQDRSRQTPGHLMGPGALREARRGMRLAEELGLPLVTVIDTPGAELSPEAEERAIAGEIARCIATLTTMRVPTLSVVLGQGCGGGALALLPARMVVATEHAWLSPLPPEGASVIVHGDVSHAAEMATQQRVRAVDLLADGIVHHIVPEVDGEEPAALAAAVAAEVGTRLRELTGAAVAQAC; encoded by the coding sequence GTGACCCGCCGCTGGACCGCCCACGAGCTGCTCGACCTCGTCCTCGACGCGGGGACGTACGCCTCCTGGGACCAGCCGATCGACCTCTCCGGGGTCGAGCCGGGCTACCGCGCCGTCCTCGAGGCGGCCGCCGCGAAGGCCGGCACCGACGAGTCGGTGCTGACCGGACGCGGCGAGGTGCGCGGGCGCCCGGTCGCGGTCGTGGTCAACGAGTTCGCGTTCCTCGCCGGCTCGATCGGGCGCGTCGCGGCCGACCGGATCATCGCGGCGGTCCGTCGTGCGACCGCCGAGGGCCTGCCGCTGCTGGCCAGCACTGCCTCCGGCGGCACCCGCATGCAGGAGGGCACGCCGGCCTTCGTGCGGATGGCGGAGATCTCCCGGGCGCTGATGGACCACCGCGCGGCGGGCCTGCCCTACCTCGTGCACCTGCGCCACCCCACGACCGGCGGGGTCTACGCCTCGTGGGGCTCGCTCGGCCACGTGACCGTCGCGGAGCCCGGCGCGCTGGTCGGTTTCCTCGGCCCGAAGGTGTTCGAGGCGCTCAACGGCCGACCGTTCCGTCCCGGCGTCCAGGTCGCCGAGCACCTCGCGGCGCAGGGCGTCATCGACGGCGTGGCCGCCGCCGAGGACCTCCCGGCGCTGGTCGACCTCGCGCTCGGCGTGCTCGTCGACCCGCCGGGCGCCGGCTCGCTGCCGCAGCGGCCCAAGCGGCTGCTCGGCGACCACCCGGCGTGGGACAGCATCGAGCGGACCCGGGCCACCGGCCGGCTCGGGCTGCGCGACCTGCTCGCCCACGGTGCCACCGGCACCGTGCGGCTGCGCGGCACCGACGAGGGCGAGCGCGACTCGACCGTGACCGTCGCCCTCACCCGGATCGACGACCAGCCGTGCGTCGTCGTCGGCCAGGACCGCTCCCGCCAGACCCCGGGCCACCTGATGGGTCCGGGCGCGCTGCGCGAGGCCCGCCGGGGCATGCGGCTCGCCGAGGAGCTCGGGCTGCCGCTGGTCACCGTGATCGACACCCCCGGGGCCGAGCTGTCGCCCGAGGCCGAGGAACGGGCGATCGCGGGCGAGATCGCCCGGTGCATCGCGACCCTCACCACGATGCGGGTGCCGACGCTCTCGGTCGTGCTCGGCCAGGGCTGTGGCGGGGGAGCGCTCGCGCTGCTGCCGGCGCGGATGGTCGTCGCGACCGAGCATGCATGGCTCTCCCCGTTGCCGCCCGAGGGTGCCAGCGTCATCGTGCACGGCGACGTCTCGCACGCCGCCGAGATGGCCACGCAGCAGCGCGTACGCGCCGTCGACCTGCTCGCCGACGGGATCGTGCACCACATCGTGCCCGAGGTCGACGGCGAGGAGCCGGCGGCGCTGGCGGCCGCGGTGGCGGCCGAGGTCGGGACGCGGCTGCGCGAGCTCACCGGCGCGGCGGTGGCGCAGGCCTGCTGA
- a CDS encoding sulfite exporter TauE/SafE family protein: MLDALLVVVTGFGAGVLSSTVGVASLLSFPVLVGLGLPPVAANVSNTLGLIPGGLGGVVGYRREVREAGPVARMIVLVCAVGAVAGAALLLGLPPGVFEAVVPYLILFTCALVGIQPRVAAWLRARHERRHGEQLAERRHMSPATTAFATLTGVYGGYFGAGAGVMMVAVLGIGTDLELRVVNGLKTLSLMVGNIVAGLIFVVVADPRWDVAVLLAVGSLVGGYVGARIGRVLPDAVFRWAVVAAGVVAALLLF, translated from the coding sequence GTGCTCGACGCGCTCCTGGTGGTCGTCACCGGCTTCGGCGCCGGCGTGCTGTCCTCCACCGTCGGAGTCGCGTCACTGCTGAGCTTCCCGGTGCTGGTCGGCCTGGGCCTGCCGCCGGTCGCGGCCAACGTGTCCAACACCCTCGGCCTCATCCCGGGCGGCCTCGGTGGGGTGGTGGGCTACCGCCGGGAGGTCCGCGAGGCCGGCCCGGTCGCCCGGATGATCGTCCTGGTCTGCGCGGTCGGCGCGGTCGCGGGCGCGGCCCTGCTCCTCGGGCTGCCGCCCGGCGTGTTCGAGGCGGTCGTGCCCTACCTCATCCTCTTCACCTGCGCCCTCGTCGGCATCCAGCCGCGGGTGGCCGCATGGCTCCGGGCCCGGCACGAGCGACGCCACGGCGAGCAGCTCGCCGAGCGCCGGCACATGTCACCGGCGACCACCGCGTTCGCGACCCTCACCGGCGTCTACGGCGGCTACTTCGGGGCCGGCGCCGGCGTGATGATGGTCGCCGTCCTCGGCATCGGCACCGACCTCGAGCTGCGCGTGGTCAACGGGCTCAAGACGCTGTCGCTGATGGTCGGCAACATCGTCGCCGGCCTCATCTTCGTCGTCGTCGCCGACCCGCGCTGGGACGTGGCGGTGCTGCTCGCCGTCGGCTCCCTCGTCGGTGGCTACGTCGGCGCGCGCATCGGTCGCGTGCTCCCCGACGCGGTGTTCCGCTGGGCCGTCGTGGCGGCCGGGGTCGTCGCCGCGCTCCTGCTGTTCTGA
- a CDS encoding SLC13 family permease: MLALDPKKLGGLVMGPEWIAIIALVALFVVGTLLPINMGALAYVAAWLVGMYSLGLDEKEILAGISADLVLTLIGVTYLFAIARQNGTVDLIVRTAVSSVGGRVALIPWVMFAVTAVITAIGAASPAACAIIGPIALGFAGRYGISPLMMGMFVVHGAQAGGFSPISIYGTITNSVMEDAGLGASHLTIFFSSLVVNTVMAAILFVVLGGRKLMSLRMDAEGELVQVGGGTAAVAGGSSRPDRSDARSATGATPTTGTPNADDAGTTLEHALTLLAFLAVAVVALVFDKNIGFAAITAAVVLSILTPKAYKDTVKQIAWPTVLLVAGVSTYATILTTAGSPEFVGKWAAGLGAAAIGALILCYVGGIVSAFASSTALLPVIIPIAIPLVAGGGISAGLFVAALAVSSTIVDVSPFSTNGALMLANRPDSIEETTYYKQILGYAVIVTLVGPLLVWAALVLPGW; the protein is encoded by the coding sequence GTGCTGGCACTCGACCCGAAGAAGCTCGGAGGTCTCGTCATGGGTCCGGAATGGATCGCGATCATCGCCCTGGTCGCCTTGTTCGTGGTCGGCACGCTGCTGCCGATCAACATGGGAGCGCTGGCCTACGTCGCCGCGTGGCTGGTCGGCATGTACTCCCTCGGCCTGGACGAGAAGGAGATCCTCGCCGGCATCAGCGCCGACCTCGTCCTCACCCTGATCGGGGTGACGTACCTCTTCGCCATCGCCCGGCAGAACGGCACCGTCGACCTCATCGTCCGCACGGCGGTGTCGTCGGTCGGCGGCCGGGTGGCGCTGATCCCGTGGGTGATGTTCGCGGTCACCGCGGTCATCACTGCGATCGGCGCGGCCAGCCCGGCCGCGTGCGCCATCATCGGTCCGATCGCGCTGGGCTTCGCCGGCCGCTACGGCATCAGCCCGCTGATGATGGGCATGTTCGTCGTGCACGGCGCGCAGGCCGGCGGGTTCTCGCCGATCTCGATCTACGGCACGATCACCAACTCGGTGATGGAGGACGCCGGTCTCGGCGCCTCGCACCTGACGATCTTCTTCTCCAGCCTCGTGGTCAACACCGTGATGGCCGCGATCCTCTTCGTCGTCCTCGGCGGCCGCAAGCTGATGTCGCTGCGGATGGACGCCGAGGGCGAACTGGTCCAGGTCGGCGGCGGCACCGCTGCCGTCGCGGGCGGCTCCTCGCGCCCCGACCGCTCCGACGCCCGCTCGGCCACCGGTGCGACGCCCACCACCGGCACCCCGAACGCCGACGACGCCGGCACCACCCTCGAGCACGCCCTGACCCTGCTCGCGTTCCTCGCGGTCGCGGTCGTCGCGCTGGTCTTCGACAAGAACATCGGCTTCGCTGCGATCACGGCAGCCGTGGTGCTGTCGATCCTCACGCCCAAGGCCTACAAGGACACCGTCAAGCAGATCGCCTGGCCCACCGTCCTGCTGGTCGCCGGCGTCAGCACGTACGCCACGATCCTCACGACCGCCGGCTCCCCGGAGTTCGTCGGGAAGTGGGCCGCCGGGCTGGGCGCCGCCGCGATCGGCGCACTGATCCTCTGCTACGTCGGCGGCATCGTGTCGGCGTTCGCCTCCTCCACCGCGCTGCTGCCGGTGATCATCCCGATCGCGATCCCGCTGGTCGCCGGGGGCGGCATCTCCGCGGGCCTGTTCGTCGCCGCGCTCGCGGTCAGCTCCACGATCGTCGACGTCAGCCCGTTCTCCACCAACGGCGCCCTCATGCTGGCCAACCGGCCCGACAGCATCGAGGAGACCACCTACTACAAGCAGATCCTCGGCTATGCCGTGATCGTGACCCTCGTCGGCCCGCTGCTCGTCTGGGCAGCCCTCGTCCTCCCCGGATGGTGA
- a CDS encoding FadR/GntR family transcriptional regulator codes for MADSFPPRLLRTRLYEQVAGQISAWISDNGLAAGDKLPPERELAQRLGVSRATLSQALVALEVVGVVEVRHGDGTVVTERQEKASRIVEAIRSHADRLPEVIETRDALETKIASLAALRRTDEDLARIDDALAAMEADIAAGGRGVEGDERFHGAVTAASHSLLLARLMGEIGDLIKETRIESLGQPGRPQDSLAGHRAIAEAIRAGDPVAASQAMHAHVAMVSDVALLREQP; via the coding sequence ATGGCCGACTCCTTCCCGCCCCGGCTCCTGCGCACCCGGCTCTACGAGCAGGTGGCCGGGCAGATCTCGGCGTGGATCAGCGACAACGGCCTCGCCGCCGGGGACAAGCTGCCGCCCGAGCGCGAGCTCGCGCAGCGCCTCGGTGTCAGCCGCGCCACCCTCAGCCAGGCGCTGGTCGCGCTCGAGGTGGTCGGCGTGGTCGAGGTGCGCCACGGCGACGGGACCGTGGTGACCGAGCGCCAGGAGAAGGCCAGCCGGATCGTCGAGGCGATCCGCAGCCACGCCGACCGGCTGCCCGAGGTGATCGAGACGCGCGACGCGCTGGAGACCAAGATCGCCTCGCTCGCGGCCCTGCGCCGCACCGACGAGGACCTGGCCCGCATCGACGACGCCCTCGCCGCCATGGAGGCCGACATCGCCGCCGGCGGGCGGGGCGTGGAGGGCGACGAGCGGTTCCACGGCGCCGTGACGGCGGCGTCCCACTCGCTGCTGCTGGCCCGGCTGATGGGCGAGATCGGCGACCTGATCAAGGAGACCCGCATCGAGTCGCTCGGCCAGCCCGGCCGGCCGCAGGACTCGCTCGCCGGGCACCGGGCCATCGCCGAGGCGATCCGCGCCGGCGACCCCGTCGCGGCATCACAGGCGATGCACGCCCACGTCGCGATGGTGAGCGACGTCGCCCTGCTCCGCGAGCAGCCGTGA
- a CDS encoding CaiB/BaiF CoA transferase family protein, which yields MTGPLSDLLVVDLTRALAGPHCTQMLGDLGARVVKVEAPGSGDDTRGWGPPFVGEPDARQSTYFLCTNRNKESIALDLKDATDKDVLLGLVERADVLVENFRTGVLERLGLGIEELMRRNPRLVVLSITGFGHDGPEGGRAGYDQIAQGEAGLMSLTGSGPDDPQRVGVPIADLLSGMYGAYGILAALHERERTGKGQVVRTSLLASVVGVHAFQGTRWTVAGEVGRAQGNHHPSIAPYGLFHCRDGAVQIALGSEGLWKRFCEGFGLDPEAEGLASNGERVAHRDRVIEVVEAAFADWDSEPLLARLAEVGVPAGKVRTLDEVYEWDQVASQGLLLDVEHASLGHLTLPGPPLRFFDAVGAEVTRRDHVAPPLLDQHADEIRAWVGGA from the coding sequence ATGACCGGACCACTCTCCGACCTCCTCGTCGTCGACCTCACCCGTGCCCTCGCCGGTCCGCACTGCACCCAGATGCTGGGCGACCTCGGTGCCCGCGTGGTGAAGGTCGAGGCACCCGGCAGCGGCGACGACACCCGCGGCTGGGGCCCGCCGTTCGTCGGCGAGCCCGACGCCCGCCAGTCGACGTACTTCCTGTGCACCAACCGCAACAAGGAGTCGATCGCCCTCGACCTCAAGGACGCGACCGACAAGGACGTCCTGCTCGGCCTGGTCGAGCGGGCCGACGTGCTGGTGGAGAACTTCCGCACCGGCGTGCTCGAGCGGCTCGGCCTCGGCATCGAGGAGCTGATGCGGCGCAACCCGCGACTGGTCGTCCTGTCCATCACCGGCTTCGGCCACGACGGTCCCGAGGGCGGCCGCGCCGGCTACGACCAGATCGCGCAGGGCGAGGCCGGCCTGATGTCGCTCACCGGCTCGGGGCCCGACGACCCGCAGCGCGTCGGCGTCCCGATCGCCGACCTGCTGTCGGGCATGTACGGCGCCTACGGCATCCTCGCCGCGCTCCACGAGCGCGAGCGCACGGGCAAGGGCCAGGTCGTGCGGACGTCGCTGCTCGCCTCGGTCGTCGGCGTGCACGCCTTCCAGGGCACGCGGTGGACGGTCGCCGGCGAGGTCGGCCGCGCGCAGGGCAACCACCACCCCTCCATCGCGCCCTACGGACTGTTCCACTGCCGCGACGGCGCCGTGCAGATCGCGCTCGGCAGCGAGGGCCTGTGGAAGCGGTTCTGCGAGGGCTTCGGGCTCGACCCCGAGGCCGAGGGGCTCGCCAGCAACGGCGAGCGCGTCGCGCACCGCGACCGCGTGATCGAGGTCGTCGAGGCCGCCTTCGCCGACTGGGACTCCGAGCCGCTGCTGGCCCGGCTGGCCGAGGTCGGCGTCCCGGCCGGCAAGGTCCGCACCCTCGACGAGGTCTACGAGTGGGACCAGGTGGCCAGCCAGGGACTGCTGCTCGACGTCGAGCACGCCAGCCTCGGCCACCTCACCCTCCCCGGCCCGCCGCTGCGGTTCTTCGACGCCGTGGGCGCCGAGGTCACCCGCCGTGACCACGTCGCGCCGCCGCTGCTCGACCAGCACGCCGACGAGATCCGTGCCTGGGTGGGCGGGGCGTGA